The Chryseobacterium wanjuense DNA window AGCAGTAATGGAACTGCACAATGTTCAAAGAAGCAGTCACCTTAACCTGGAGGCTGTAAATATCCAAGATGCAGAGGTATTTTATCCAAGTAGAATGAATGAAATAAAGGAGGTTGAGCCAAGAAGTGTTCAACCTCTTTTGATTTCTAATACAATCAGTACTATTACTGATGCAACAGTCTCTGCCTATATTCACAAACCATTCATTGAAGCCAACACCTTACAGGTAGATTTAAGTCACCTTAAAAGTGATTGCATCATTCCTGTATTCAGTAAGGACAATGAAAAGACCATTGCCCACCAAGAATTTATAGAGATTGTTACTAATACAGTCATGAAAATGTTTCCTCACCATAGTGTCAGTAATCCTGAAATCAGGGTATCACACCAAATCAAAGGTAGAACTCCTGATGCTATTTACAAGAGTGCTAAAGATTTATTAGACCATGAAAAAACTATCTATTATGAAAGAATGGCATTTATTATTCAGATACCATCTATTGTAGATACTATTAATGGTAATGAGTTGGCTTTAACTTTAGGTGGGGTAAGAAGCTACAACCTGGAGAACTTATACAACAAGAAAACTTTTGAAAAATTCAAGTTTTTCATTGGCTTTCAAAATAAAGTATGTTGCAATCTTTGTGTAAGTTCTGATGGTTTTGTTGAAGAAATGAGAGTGGGAAATTATCATGAGTTACAAGAGAAAGTTACTGCTGTTATTCAAAATTACAATGCACAAAGTCACCTGGAGGTTATGAAATCTTTATCCCATAGTCATCTTACAGAGCATCAATTTGCTCAACTCTTAGGTAGGTCAAGATTGTATCAACACTTACCTAAGAAAGAGAAGTTGGCAATCCCAAGCCTGAATTTCAATGACAGTCAGCTTAATATAG harbors:
- a CDS encoding DUF3871 family protein; this translates as MEYTDNTAVMELHNVQRSSHLNLEAVNIQDAEVFYPSRMNEIKEVEPRSVQPLLISNTISTITDATVSAYIHKPFIEANTLQVDLSHLKSDCIIPVFSKDNEKTIAHQEFIEIVTNTVMKMFPHHSVSNPEIRVSHQIKGRTPDAIYKSAKDLLDHEKTIYYERMAFIIQIPSIVDTINGNELALTLGGVRSYNLENLYNKKTFEKFKFFIGFQNKVCCNLCVSSDGFVEEMRVGNYHELQEKVTAVIQNYNAQSHLEVMKSLSHSHLTEHQFAQLLGRSRLYQHLPKKEKLAIPSLNFNDSQLNIVSKDYYEDESFCRNDDGDINLWNVYNLFTQANKSSYIDTFLDRNLNAFEFSKGIQKALNGNSDYHWFLS